CCGCTTGAAGTTGTTTCCTGTGCGTTGGCACAGACTGCGCCCAGCATCAGGGCGATGGCTAAAACTGTTCTTTTCATTTTTACTTTGGATTAAAGTGGTGAATAATAACTGTGAATTACTTGTTTTCAGATTGGTAGATCAATACCTTGTATCCTGCTTTGAGATGTACCTTGACGGAGCGCATTTTCTTTGAGAAATACTGCGAAGTGCCTTGTATCAGCCCCTTGCCCAAGTCGGCGGCAAGCTGAGCCCCCGCATCGGTGGAGATGTTCATACTACTGCCTGCGGAAGTACCCATTCCTGCGACAATCTCCTTGGCGGCACTGCGTTCCATCGAGCCGGGGATGAATATCCCTGCTTGTCCGTCCGTATCGTACACCGCCAATTCCACGGGGATGATGTTCCCGTGATATTCCAGCGAAGAGATGAGTACGTTCAGGCGTTCGCCCTGTATCTTCGCCACGCCGACCAACGAGGAGTTCCGAGGGATTTCCTTGCCGGATACCAGCATCGGTTCCAAGAGACGGAAACGTACCGTTTGCCCGTCCGTAACCGTCTGCCGGGTATGCACACAGGCGGAGATGGTATTCTTCTCCGTCAGCGGGGCTGTTCCGATGGCGGTATGGAACATATAGTTTCTCTCCTTGACATATTCGGAGCGGAAAGTCGAGTCGCTCATCGGCTGTGCCAGAGCCGACACTATTTGACCGCTCACCTGCCTGACAGGAAACGCTATCGCCTTTCCATTGCGACCGGAAGAGACCACTTTCCTTTCGGAAGCCGTCTCACTCCCCGAAGTCGAAGGAAGAGCAGCGGGAACGGATTGCCCCTTGCCTCCTGCAGGCATATACTTGGCTGCCAGCTGATAGGATTTTTCAAGCAGAGCCATCTGGTCGTTCACGGTTATAGCGGGCGACTGTTGTTCATTACTCATACGACTTTCCAACTCCTTCAAACGGGTACGCATTTCCTCCTTTTCCGGATCTTCTCTCGGTATCTCATAGAAACTGCCGAGCGTGCGGTTGATGTCTTGATAAGCGGAAGCCGAAGCATGGAATCCCTCTTGCGGAGCAGTAGTGCGAGAGCCGAAGCCGTTGTCTCTTTCCGACAAATCCGTCTTTAATGCCAACTCTTCGGAACTCTGCTCCGGTTGTCCTCCTGTCATTTCCCCGAACATGGAACTGAGGCTTTGCATGGCACGACTTCGTTCCTGCTCCTTCTGTTCCATCATCTCCTTTTCATAGGCTTTCTTCTTGTCGCCGATGAGTTCCGAGGCTTGCGGATCCGGTACTTCCGTATTGAAGCCCTTTGACTGTTTCTCCTCCTCTTTCTCCGAAGGAGCGAAGATGAGCCACATAGAGCCCGCAAAGAGCAGGAACATCAGGGGGTAAATGACAAACTTCTTTCGCCTTTGTCTCTCTTCCTCCGTCAGCTCAGGCGAGGTGCTCGCGTCGGAGGCTGTCTTTCTTTTGAATGGGTACATAATCGTAATACTTTAATAGGTTGATACTATCGTTGGAATAGATCCGCCTGACTTCAGGCGTTTCGATATGCTCGATAACCGGCATGTTTCCCTTATTCCCTCTTTCCTCAAAGAAGATATGGCATATCCCTTGAAAGAAGAGGTAATTGGAGAGAAGGGCGAATACCGCCAGCATCGTCAGGACGACATACAGCCTCAGATGAGCGGGGATGCGTCCGCACAGGCGGCGGAGTCTTGCCTCAGCTCCCTCCTGCATCATTCGGAACAGACTTTTCTTTTTCATCGTTTACGGGTACTGATGTCTTTGTTCTCCACAATCTCGAATCCTTCGATATTGAAGCCATTCGGATTGTCATCGCTGCGGCTCGTATTGAGCAGGCGGCATACGGTCACGAGACTGCGCTCGGTCACGTTGGTCGCACGGATAATCATCTGTCGGGCATACGTCCGTACCGCATAGGGATAGCTGTCGAAGTCACAGAGTACGCTGTCCACCTGCACGACCTGATTGATATTTCCTGCCACGATACGGTTGTAGTACCCTTTCTCGGAGAAATCCCGATAGTAATTGTAGGCACTCTTGTCCGCCAAGAGCAGCGCACGGGAGATATTCCCCTCAATGGCACTCTTATCGGGCGAAAGGGTGAAGAACAACTCGTGGAAGCGGCGCACATGCTCCTTGGCTTCTGCGGGTCTGTTCTGCGACAGATCCTGCGACAAGGCGAGCATCAGCGACTTACCGCCATCCAACACATAGATTTTCTGCCTTTGGGCTTCGGCAAAGGAGTAGGCACTCCATACCGAATACCCCGCAAGGAGAGCACACAGGCAGACGACGACCAAGGTAAAGAGGCGTATCTGCTTGAAACTTGTTTCGATATTCTTTAATGACTTAAATTCCATAGCTTTTCATTCTTGTTTATTATTCGGGAGCATTTCCGCTTCTCCTGCGGAAAAGCTGCCCTGCCACCTCCTTGGCTTTATGTCCCGCACTATGCAAGACCTGTTTTCCGTGTCCTCCGGCAAATCCACCAACGGCTCCGCCCACAGCACCTGCGATACCGGCGCCCTTTCCTGCCGCATAGTTCACGTTTTTACCGTAGTTACCCGCTCCTCCGGCTTGTATTACCCAGCCCGCAACCGTTGGAATGGTGAAGTAGCCGATGATGCCGATAATCATGAAGACGAGGTACACACCGTTCGAAGCATCTATCGTATAGGTGGGATCATTCTGCAACTGCGTGATGTCGTGTTTGAGCATCAGTTCCTGAATCTTTGCCAGCATCGAACTGAACAAGTCCGCCACAGGCAACCACAGATAGATGGAGATATACCTCGTGAACCATTGCGTGAGGGTGCTTTGGAAACCGTCCCACACGGAGATGGCAAAGGCTATCGGTCCCAAAATGGAGAGGACAATCAGGAAGAATGTCCGAAGCGTGTCGATGAGCAGGGCGGCAGCGGCGAAAAGCAGTTCCAAGAACTCCCGCACCATATTGCGAAACCATTTCTTGAAATTGTACATACTGCGTTCCACATACATACCCGCCATCGTCGCCATATCCGAGGGAGAGATACCGAGTTCATCCAGTTTCTTGTCGAACTCTTCGTTACTCACCAGATAGGCTGTTTCGGGATTCCTCACCATCGCCTCGTATTCCAGCTTGTCCCGCAACTTGCGGTATTCGTCCATGCTGAAAGTCTGCTTTTCGAGCATCTTGTGCGTCCCCTGCACAACGGGGCTGAGCACGCCGTTGATAGTCTCCAGCACCATCGGAAAGAAGAGGATACAGAGACCGAGCGCAAAGGGACGGAGCAACGGATAGACGTCGATGGGTTCGGCACGGGCAAGCGTCTGCCACACCCGAAGTGC
This genomic stretch from Porphyromonas gingivalis ATCC 33277 harbors:
- the traJ gene encoding conjugative transposon protein TraJ translates to MGAEFDNLHQVLRSLYTEMMPMCGDMIGVAKGIAGLGALFYVALRVWQTLARAEPIDVYPLLRPFALGLCILFFPMVLETINGVLSPVVQGTHKMLEKQTFSMDEYRKLRDKLEYEAMVRNPETAYLVSNEEFDKKLDELGISPSDMATMAGMYVERSMYNFKKWFRNMVREFLELLFAAAALLIDTLRTFFLIVLSILGPIAFAISVWDGFQSTLTQWFTRYISIYLWLPVADLFSSMLAKIQELMLKHDITQLQNDPTYTIDASNGVYLVFMIIGIIGYFTIPTVAGWVIQAGGAGNYGKNVNYAAGKGAGIAGAVGGAVGGFAGGHGKQVLHSAGHKAKEVAGQLFRRRSGNAPE
- a CDS encoding TraL conjugative transposon family protein; protein product: MKKKSLFRMMQEGAEARLRRLCGRIPAHLRLYVVLTMLAVFALLSNYLFFQGICHIFFEERGNKGNMPVIEHIETPEVRRIYSNDSINLLKYYDYVPIQKKDSLRREHLA
- the traM gene encoding conjugative transposon protein TraM codes for the protein MYPFKRKTASDASTSPELTEEERQRRKKFVIYPLMFLLFAGSMWLIFAPSEKEEEKQSKGFNTEVPDPQASELIGDKKKAYEKEMMEQKEQERSRAMQSLSSMFGEMTGGQPEQSSEELALKTDLSERDNGFGSRTTAPQEGFHASASAYQDINRTLGSFYEIPREDPEKEEMRTRLKELESRMSNEQQSPAITVNDQMALLEKSYQLAAKYMPAGGKGQSVPAALPSTSGSETASERKVVSSGRNGKAIAFPVRQVSGQIVSALAQPMSDSTFRSEYVKERNYMFHTAIGTAPLTEKNTISACVHTRQTVTDGQTVRFRLLEPMLVSGKEIPRNSSLVGVAKIQGERLNVLISSLEYHGNIIPVELAVYDTDGQAGIFIPGSMERSAAKEIVAGMGTSAGSSMNISTDAGAQLAADLGKGLIQGTSQYFSKKMRSVKVHLKAGYKVLIYQSENK
- the traK gene encoding conjugative transposon protein TraK → MEFKSLKNIETSFKQIRLFTLVVVCLCALLAGYSVWSAYSFAEAQRQKIYVLDGGKSLMLALSQDLSQNRPAEAKEHVRRFHELFFTLSPDKSAIEGNISRALLLADKSAYNYYRDFSEKGYYNRIVAGNINQVVQVDSVLCDFDSYPYAVRTYARQMIIRATNVTERSLVTVCRLLNTSRSDDNPNGFNIEGFEIVENKDISTRKR